Sequence from the Ancalomicrobiaceae bacterium S20 genome:
GCGGACCCCTTTCCCACGCGTTCACGCGACGACGCCTGCAGTTCGTAAGACTGACGGCTCATGGTCACGTTCCTTCAAAAACACGAAGAGCCGACCGGGGGATTGCGCCCGCCGTGGCTCTCGGGTCTTCAGTCCCAATGTCGCGACGCGCGGCACCGGGGTCCCGCACCGCCTCCAGGGGGGTCGATCACGGGGACGGGGGTCCATACACGATGGGGGGGCGGAACGCAACGCGCGGGCGTAAATCGATGCCGGGGAAAATGCCGGCCGCCCGGGGCGCGGACGGTGCCGGGCGCGCGCCCGTTCAGGTCCCGGGAATGTCGGCGAGGCGCAGTGTCAGGCCGCGGATCCGGTCCGGGGTCAGCGCCGTCTCGGCCGGATAGGCGCGGCGCTCGGCGTAGCCGGTCGGGGTCGGGGTCTTGTGCACATGGGTGACCCGCTCGGCGGCGTCGATCACCCAATATTCGGTGACGCCGAGTTCGGCGTAGAGCCCGGCTTTGACCCCGAGATCATAGCCGAGGCTGGTGTCGGAAATCTCGATCACCAGGGAGACGTCGCCAGCCTTCAGCTCGGCATAGGGCGTCCCGGCGGAATAGAAGATGAAATCGGGCTCCAGATAAATGAATTCCGCAAGACGCCAGCCCGGCTCGGGAGCAAAGGAGATCTCTTTTGGCCGATTGTCGCCCAGATAAAGATTGAGATTGATCCTCAGGATCTCGTGTCGCGCGCCCTTGGCTGCCATGGGGATGAGCTCTCCACGCACGAGCTCGATGCGCTCGTCCGGCTCCAGCACGCCGACCTCGACCATGCGGTCGAGGTCGGCCACCCGGAACAGGCGGCGCGCGAGGCCATCGGACTTGAGGGCGATCGGCTGGTTCATGGGGCGAAGCCTACCACGGGCGCGGGCAACCCCCAAAGCCGCGGCTGCGGAACGACAACCGCGATCGAGGGCAGGCGCAGCGATAGGCCAGGACCGAGTTCAGCCGGCCGAGAGCTCGCGGGAGCGGTTGGCCGCCGCCGCGACGGCTGCATCCATCAGCGGCTGCAGCGCATCGTCTGCCATCAGCACGGCGAGCGCGGCCGCCGTGGTGCCGTTCGGCGAGGTGACGTTCTTGCGCAGCGTCGCGGGATCGAGCGGCGACTGGAACATCAACTCGCCGGCACCTTCAACCGTGGCGCGGGCGAGGCGGGCGGCGAGGTCGGCCGGCAGGCCGGCCTTGCGGCCGGCTTCGGCCAGCGCCTCGGCGAGCAGGAACACATAGGCCGGGCCGGAGCCCGAGACCGCGGTCACCGCATCGATCAGGTCTTCGGTCGCGACCCATTCGACCTTGCCGATCGCCGACAGGAGCGCGGTGACGAGTACGCGCTGCGGCGTCGTCACCGCCGCGTTGGCGGCGCAGGCGGTGATGCCGCGGCCGACCTGCGCCGGCGTGTTCGGCATGGCGCGCACGACCGCGCGGGCACCGAGACCGGCCTCGATCGAGGCGATGGTCTTGCCGGCGGCGACCGAGACCGCGATCGTCTCCGGACCGATCAGGCCGCGCAGCGTCGGCAGCACGGCGTCCATCACCTGCGGCTTGACGGCGATGAGGATTACGGCGGCGGTGACGTCGGCCGGCGGCGTCGTCTCGAGGCGCAGGCCCTTTTCGGCCGCCAGCGCGGCCATTTCCGGCGCCGGGTTCGGATCGAGGATCACGACACCGTTCGCGGGCAGGCCGCGCTCGATCCAGCCGGCGAGCATGGCGCCGCCCATCTTGCCGGCGCCGACCAAAACCAGCGGCACCGCCGCGCGCAGATCTCCGCTCATGCTTCTCCCGCCGTCTCGAACAGCGCGCCATCCAGCGCCTCGCGGGCGCTCTTACCCGCCCAGACCACGAACTGGAAGGCCTGATAATACCGTTCGCAGGCCTCGATCGCGCTGGTCAGCATGGTCTCGACCTGCCGCGTGGTCGGCTCGACGCCGCCGGCGAGCAGCAGCGCGTGGCGATACATCACCACGCCCTCGGAGCGCCACAGATCGAAATGGCCGAGCCACATCTGCTCGTTGACCGCCGCGAGCAGCCGCGTGACCTCGGTCTTGCGCGCCTCGGTGACCTTGAGGTCGAAGGCGCAGGCGAGGTGCAGCGCCTCGACTTCCTCCATCCACGAGAACGAGACGTGATAGTCGCACCAGCGGCCATTGACCGAGATGGTGATCTCGTCGTCGCCGGAGCGTTCGAAGCTCCAGTCCTCGAGCGCAGCGATGTGCTCGATCACGTCCACCGGGTTCGATTGCCGCTCGAAGTCGAATTCGATCAGGCTCATGAGCCTTGTCCTCGCAAGCGAGAGGGACGGTCAGAGGCGGGAACGCGACGCTACCGAACGCGACAGAAGAAAGCCCCGGCACCGTCGGACGCGCGAAACCCGGTCGCGCGACACCTCCGGCGGGGAAAACTCGCCCACGTGTTCCACGGTCGCCGGCCGGATCGCCGGGAGACCGCGAATCTCTGTTGTTATTCAGTATAGGGACCGATGACTCCCGTGCGACAGCGCCCGAAGGACACGGTGAGCCGAAAAATGTGGACCACTGAGGTGCCGGCTGTGGACGAGGTGTGAATAACGACGTCTCGAAAACTGTCCCCGCCGGGGTGTGCCGCGCGAGAGACGGAACGGCTTCGCGTACCGGACCGGCACCGCCCAAGCAAAACACCCGGCCGAGAGGCCGGGTGTTTTGCTTGGGCATGGAGAGCGCCGAAGCGGGGCGCTTCCGTCCGGTGCGGCAGCCGGTCAGGGCGCGTCGGTGCTGCGCGCTTCGTCGCCGGAAAGCCTGGTCTCGAGCGCGGCGATGCGCTCCTTCAGGGCCTCGTTCTCCTCGCGTGCCTTGATCGCCATTTCGCGGACGACGTCGAATTCCTCGCGCTTGACGAGGTCCATGTCGGCGAGAAACCGCTCGGCCTGGGCGCGGAAGGCGGTCTCGACTTCGCGCCGGACGCCCTGGGCGACGCCGGCGGCGTCGGTCATCAGCTTGGCGAACTCGTCGAAGATGCGGTTCGAGGTCTGCGTCATCGGGAACTCCTTCGAGCTGGCGCTGGTCCGCGAACCTCACGGACGCCGCAGAGGGGGCGAACGATTTCGGTGTGGCGGCGACGTCCATTGCGGCTGTTATGGGGACCGGCGCGGCGCTCCGCAAGACGGGGGAGGACCGCATCCCGGTACAAAACAACGCCGGCCCCTGTATCAGAGGCCGGCGGGGTCGTCGCTGGTGTGGGCGCGCGCAGCCGGCGTCAGGCGGCCGCGTTCAGATCCCTGACGAAGGTCTCGACGGTCTGGCGCAGGGAAGCCGCCTGGCCGGACAGGTCGCCCGACAGGCCCATCAGCTGGGTCGCGGCGGCACCGGTCATTTCGGCCGCCTGACCGACGCCGCCGATGTTGGCGGTGACCTGGGTCGCGCCGGTCGCCGCCTGCTGGCAGTTGCGGGCGATTTCGCCGGTCGCGGCACCCTGTTCCTCGACCGCGCTGGCGATCATCGAGGCGATGCCCTTGATGTCGGCGATCACGCGGACGATCTCGGTCATCGACCTCACGGTGCCGTCGGTCGCCTGCTGGATCTCGCCGACCTTGGTGCCGATCTCCTCGGTGGCGCGGCTCGTCTGCGAGGCGAGCTGCTTCACTTCGGCCGCGACCACGGCGAAGCCCTTGCCGGCCTCGCCGGCACGGGCCGCCTCGATCGTGGCATTGAGCGCGAGCAGGTTGGTCTGGTCGGCGATGCCCTTGATCAGGTTGATCACGTCGCCGATCGCCGCGGCCGACGAAGCGAGCGCCGCGATCCGGCCATTGGAGGCTTCGGCCTCGGCGAAGGCCTTGTCGGCGACGTTGGCGGAGTGTGACACCTGTCCGTTGATCTCGCGGACGGAGGCGGCCATCTCCTCGGCCGACGCGGCCACGGTCTGCACGTTGGACGCGGCCTGTTCGGCGGCGGCGGAAACCGACTGCGCCTGCCTCGAGGTCTCCTCGGCGGTGGCGGAGAGGTTTCGAGCGGCCGAGGCAACGTCACCGGACGACTTGGCGAAGGCGTTCGACAGGCCCTGCATCTGCTCCACGAAAGCCTGCGCGAGGCGCTCGCGCTTTTCGAGGACCGTGCGTTCGCGCTCGTCGCGCGCCGCCTGTTCGCGGCGGTGCTGTTCGGCCTGGCCGAGCTGTGCGCGCAGCACGTCGACCGCCTTGGCCATCGCGCCGACCTCGTCGCCGCGACCGGTCCCGTCGACGGGCTGATCGAGATCGCCGCGGC
This genomic interval carries:
- the proC gene encoding pyrroline-5-carboxylate reductase, whose translation is MSGDLRAAVPLVLVGAGKMGGAMLAGWIERGLPANGVVILDPNPAPEMAALAAEKGLRLETTPPADVTAAVILIAVKPQVMDAVLPTLRGLIGPETIAVSVAAGKTIASIEAGLGARAVVRAMPNTPAQVGRGITACAANAAVTTPQRVLVTALLSAIGKVEWVATEDLIDAVTAVSGSGPAYVFLLAEALAEAGRKAGLPADLAARLARATVEGAGELMFQSPLDPATLRKNVTSPNGTTAAALAVLMADDALQPLMDAAVAAAANRSRELSAG
- a CDS encoding methyl-accepting chemotaxis protein, translating into MRYQNWSLIWKILSLLLMLGAASLAGVVMTGRQLNVIDDLNQEVIDGPAAAATLIARANVTAVRTGMAIYALVLADAPEQDAKAMADIKEARATMKERLDEATRATPSLAAEIRQIGQVYESALNGPCAETIRAGQGTDASSVQKAAALMTQECRPAIDRIYAMVADIRKKLDAIRDDQARKVTDIANATFLKAVGSVTLAILLIAGTAVYLTRTGVVTPIRGLMARLDGLGRGDLDQPVDGTGRGDEVGAMAKAVDVLRAQLGQAEQHRREQAARDERERTVLEKRERLAQAFVEQMQGLSNAFAKSSGDVASAARNLSATAEETSRQAQSVSAAAEQAASNVQTVAASAEEMAASVREINGQVSHSANVADKAFAEAEASNGRIAALASSAAAIGDVINLIKGIADQTNLLALNATIEAARAGEAGKGFAVVAAEVKQLASQTSRATEEIGTKVGEIQQATDGTVRSMTEIVRVIADIKGIASMIASAVEEQGAATGEIARNCQQAATGATQVTANIGGVGQAAEMTGAAATQLMGLSGDLSGQAASLRQTVETFVRDLNAAA
- a CDS encoding Uma2 family endonuclease, which produces MGVARARGRLRPMNQPIALKSDGLARRLFRVADLDRMVEVGVLEPDERIELVRGELIPMAAKGARHEILRINLNLYLGDNRPKEISFAPEPGWRLAEFIYLEPDFIFYSAGTPYAELKAGDVSLVIEISDTSLGYDLGVKAGLYAELGVTEYWVIDAAERVTHVHKTPTPTGYAERRAYPAETALTPDRIRGLTLRLADIPGT
- a CDS encoding YbjN domain-containing protein, which codes for MSLIEFDFERQSNPVDVIEHIAALEDWSFERSGDDEITISVNGRWCDYHVSFSWMEEVEALHLACAFDLKVTEARKTEVTRLLAAVNEQMWLGHFDLWRSEGVVMYRHALLLAGGVEPTTRQVETMLTSAIEACERYYQAFQFVVWAGKSAREALDGALFETAGEA
- a CDS encoding accessory factor UbiK family protein, with product MTQTSNRIFDEFAKLMTDAAGVAQGVRREVETAFRAQAERFLADMDLVKREEFDVVREMAIKAREENEALKERIAALETRLSGDEARSTDAP